A stretch of Vigna angularis cultivar LongXiaoDou No.4 chromosome 4, ASM1680809v1, whole genome shotgun sequence DNA encodes these proteins:
- the LOC108330467 gene encoding putative pumilio homolog 7, chloroplastic, translated as MSEDKRGAAAEGGETRFVANPDASNSTPTSTPLSCLRVLHPDHVAVGSPITRVPPYSAPPPSPKFWVDHDPSTLTHTHTNWAHDSSLISDFSKMNLLDQIQTDVDPCPYFNQPGTLPNPYDSGFNETENLPYHPHVNNARLFNEQGILPYHVNNSALFNGTENLPYHHHVNNAGLFTETGTLLPYHHHVNNAGLFDKGHTFDTPDDQGNLLYHHPVDQRRNQLQATSSGNYPIFRDRYMAPHSSGGFNSFVRLSSIAAMNCNANNPSHHYVSAKDKTEPPHFLPPKRVGGDPAAFRCDNSIILQGRDSRHCFENGYGSSHRRGPPRDEFCVSGSVSKNIFPGGPSGQNAGEFSLPMPLDYYSVPESQRCIYNLAKDQNGCRFLQRKVDEGSFEDMCVVFEGIIGSVVELMVDSFGNYLVQKLLDVCTDHQRLQIVLMLTNRPGQLVRISLNTHGTRVVQKLIETLDSDDQISLVKSAIQPGFLDLIKDLNGNHVIQRCLQCFSSQDNQFIFDASVKYCVEVATHQHGCCVLQRCIYYSMGKNRDRLISEICKHGLLLAQDPFGNYVVQYIIETDTPTAVAKMLGQFKGNYVHLSTQKFSSHVVEKCLRNVGDTRSRIVRELLAAPHFERLLQDPYANYVIQSALSFTKGLLHASLVDAIRNYKMLRSSPFCKRIFSGNLLRK; from the exons ATGTCAGAGGACAAGAGAGGCGCGGCAGCAGAAGGGGGAGAAACGAGGTTTGTTGCAAATCCCGATGCATCCAATTCCACACCAACCTCCACACCACTGTCCTGTCTCCGCGTCCTTCACCCTGATCACGTGGCTGTTGGGTCCCCCATTACCAGGGTTCCTCCATATTCAGCACCACCTCCCTCTCCCAAATTCTGGGTGGACCATGACCCTTCGACTCTCACTCACACCCACACCAACTGGGCCCATGATTCCTCACTGATTTCCGATTTCTCCAAAATGAATCTCCTCGATCAAATCCAAACCGATGTGGACCCCTGTCCTTATTTTAATCAACCAGGAACCCTTCCAAACCCGTATGATTCTGGTTTCAATGAAACAGAAAACCTTCCATACCATCCCCATGTCAACAATGCCCGCTTGTTCAATGAACAAGGAATTCTCCCCTATCATGTTAACAATTCGGCTTTGTTCAACGGGACGGAGAACCTTCCTTATCACCACCATGTTAACAACGCCGGATTGTTCACTGAAACCGGAACCCTCCTCCCCTATCACCACCATGTTAATAACGCTGGACTTTTCGATAAAGGTCACACTTTTGACACTCCAGATGATCAAGGTAACCTTCTGTATCATCACCCCGTGGACCAGAGGAGGAATCAGTTACAGGCCACAAGTAGTGGCAACTATCCCATTTTTCGTGATCGTTATATGGCTCCACATTCTTCCGGAGGGTTCAATAGCTTCGTCAGGTTATCTTCTATTGCGGCTATGAATTGCAATGCTAATAATCCTTCGCATCATTATGTTTCAGCGAAAGATAAGACTGAACCTCCTCACTTTCTGCCTCCGAAGAGAGTGGGGGGAGACCCTGCGGCTTTTAGGTGTGACAATAGCATTATCTTGCAAGGGAGAGATTCAAGACACTGCTTTGAGAATGGGTATGGTTCTTCTCATAGAAGGGGTCCTCCCCGTGACGAGTTTTGTGTGAGTGGCAGTGTTTCCAAGAACATTTTTCCTGGTGGTCCTTCAGGTCAAAACGCTGGGGAATTCTCACTGCCCATGCCACTGGATTATTATTCTGTGCCGGAGTCTCAGCGTTGCATTTACAACCTGGCAAAGGATCAGAACGGTTGTCGTTTCCTGCAGCGGAAGGTTGATGAGGGAAGCTTCGAAGATATGTGTGTTGTATTTGAGGGAATCATCGGGAGTGTTGTTGAACTTATGGTGGATTCTTTCGGGAATTATCTGGTGCAGAAGTTGCTCGATGTTTGCACCGATCATCAACGACTGCAGATTGTGCTCATGTTGACTAATCGACCAGGCCAGCTCGTTAGAATCTCTTTGAATACTCACGG CACGCGCGTGGTGCAGAAGTTGATTGAGACCCTCGATTCCGATGATCAAATTTCATTGGTCAAGTCTGCCATTCAACCGGGTTTTCTTGATCTTATTAAGGATCTGAATGGAAACCACGTCATTCAACGTTGCTTGCAATGCTTCAGCTCTCAAGATAACCAG TTTATCTTCGATGCTTCTGTGAAGTATTGTGTTGAAGTAGCTACTCATCAGCATGGATGCTGTGTATTGCAACGCTGTATTTATTACTCTATGGGTAAAAATCGAGATAGGCTGATCTCAGAAATATGCAAGCATGGACTTCTCCTCGCCCAGGATCCATTTGG AAACTATGTTGTTCAATATATTATAGAAACTGATACTCCAACTGCCGTAGCCAAAATGCTTGGTCAGTTTAAAGGGAATTATGTACATTTGTCTACACAGAAATTCAGCAGTCATGTGGTTGAAAAATGTCTCAGAAATGTTGGAGATACGAGGTCCAGGATAGTTCGAGAATTGCTGGCTGCCCCTCATTTTGAACGACTTTTGCAAGATCCATATGCCAATTATGTCATTCAATCTGCTCTCTCCTTCACcaag GGCCTTCTGCATGCTTCTTTGGTTGATGCAATTCGTAATTACAAAATGTTGCGCTCCAGTCCTTTTTGCAAGAGGATTTTCTCAGGAAATTTGCTGAGGAAGTGA
- the LOC108330096 gene encoding sugar transport protein 5: MAVGGFTENALPTAFHGDKITLSVLITCIVAASSGLIFGYDVGVSGGVTTMVPFLRKFFPSILRNASDAEVNMYCVYDSELLTLFTSSLYLAGLVSSLAASRVTTKFGRRNTIILGGAIFLAGAALNGAAQNILMLILGRILLGLGLGFTNQAAPLYLSEIAPPKWRGAFNTGFEFFLGIGVLAAGCINYATAKYTWGWRLSLGLAVVPAAVITVGGFLITDTPSSLVELGKIDQARKALRKVRGSHVDVEPELEELINWSRNVNSVEQEPFMTVFERKYRPHLVMAVAIPLFQQLTGIHIVAFYSPNLFQSVGLGHSAALLSSIVFGLVNLVSIIVSTFFVDQFGRRFLFITGGIVMLVCQISVSALLAVVTGVHGTNDISKGKAMMVLVLFCIYTAGFGLSWGPLTWLIPSEIFPLKIRSTGQSIAVGVQFIALFALSQTFLTMLCHFKFGAFLFYAVWIGLMTLFIIFFLPETKGISLESMYIIWGKHWFWKRFVTGVADQP, translated from the exons ATGGCCGTTGGGGGATTCACGGAGAATGCACTGCCGACTGCCTTCCACGGCGACAAGATAACACTCTCTGTTCTCATAACGTGTATCGTTGCTGCCTCTAGTGGACTCATTTTTGGATATGACGTTGGAGTTtcag GAGGTGTAACAACGATGGTACCATTTCTTAGGAAGTTCTTTCCATCAATTCTACGAAATGCATCCGATGCGGAAGTAAATATGTATTGTGTGTATGACAGTGAATTGTTAACATTATTCACGTCTTCTCTCTATCTTGCTGGTTTGGTGTCATCTCTGGCAGCTAGTCGAGTAACAACAAAGTTTGGCCGAAGAAACACCATCATCTTGGGTGGGGCCATCTTTCTTGCTGGTGCTGCACTTAATGGAGCCGCACAAAATATTCTTATGCTCATTCTTGGTCGTATCCTTCTTGGCCTCGGACTTGGCTTTACTAATCAG GCTGCGCCACTATACCTTTCCGAAATCGCACCACCCAAATGGCGAGGTGCCTTCAACACAGGCTTTGAATTTTTCCTTGGAATTGGAGTGCTTGCCGCCGGCTGCATAAACTACGCCACGGCAAAGTACACCTGGGGGTGGCGGCTCTCTCTCGGCCTCGCCGTGGTGCCTGCTGCAGTTATTACAGTTGGTGGCTTTCTCATAACTGACACCCCGAGCAGCTTGGTTGAACTTGGAAAGATAGACCAAGCCAGAAAAGCCTTGCGCAAAGTAAGAGGTTCCCACGTTGATGTTGAACCGGAGTTGGAGGAGCTTATCAACTGGTCACGGAATGTGAATTCTGTGGAGCAGGAGCCCTTTATGACTGTATTTGAGAGGAAGTATCGACCTCACTTGGTCATGGCTGTTGCTATCCCACTTTTTCAGCAGCTTACGGGCATCCACATCGTCGCATTCTACTCACCTAACCTTTTTCAGTCCGTGGGATTGGGACACAGTGCAGCTTTACTTTCTAGCATAGTCTTTGGACTTGTCAACCTTGTTTCCATCATCGTCTCAACTTTTTTTGTTGATCAGTTTGGTAGAAGATTCTTATTCATTACTGGTGGAATTGTCATGCTTGTCTGTCAG ATTTCGGTGTCTGCTTTGCTAGCTGTGGTGACGGGTGTTCATGGTACAAATGACATATCAAAGGGTAAAGCCATGATGGTTTTGGTGCTATTCTGCATTTATACTGCAGGTTTTGGTTTGTCATGGGGTCCTCTCACCTGGCTAATTCCAAGTGAAATTTTCCCCTTAAAAATCAGAAGCACTGGGCAAAGCATAGCAGTGGGGGTGCAGTTCATAGCACTATTTGCTTTATCACAGACATTTTTGACAATGCTGTGTCACTTCAAGTTCGGCGCCTTCTTGTTCTATGCCGTTTGGATTGGTTTGATGACccttttcattatatttttcttgcCTGAGACCAAAGGAATTTCTCTGGAGTCAATGTACATCATATGGGGCAAACACTGGTTTTGGAAAAGGTTTGTTACAGGAGTAGCTGACCAACCATAA